In Syntrophaceae bacterium, the sequence AGGTTGAAGGCGATCAGTTCCACGATGTCTTTCTCGTCGTCGGCTACGAGGATGCGGGACGCCATCGGGCCCGTCCTCCTTTTCAGAGAGATTCGAATGTTATTCGAAATGCATTATACAGAAGAGAAAGCATTCCCTCAATCATGTCCTGCTCCCCCAAATGGATCGGAAGCGAACTGCCGGATAACCGTCAAATACAGCAGATCGGCGGGATGGGATAAGGTCCGGCTCCCGACCGGGCGTGTCGCAGATCAAAATATTTCATGGATCTGACACCCGGCTTTCATCGAATTGTCACAATCGATGATCCTTTCACAAAACTTTCACAAGTCCATCATCGTCCCGTAACATGAATGCCCTACAAGGGGACCCGCAACAGACCGGACGGAACCTGCCCCGGCCGCAAATTCTCCTGAAGGAGGTCCTCCGTGGTTCAGATCGAAGCGCAAGCCCTTGCCCTGGGTTACGGGAAACACGTGGTCCTGCCCGATGTCGACCTGCAGATCCGCAAGGGAGAGTTCATCAGCATCATCGGGCCCTCCGGAGCGGGCAAGTCGACCTTGCTCATGTCCTTCAATGCCGGCGTCGCCATTTACGGGGGAGAGCTGCACGTCCTGGGCGAACCCGTTCACCGGATTGCCAATTCCTCCCTGAAGCGTCTCCGCTCGCGGGTCGGGATCATTTTCCAGGGATTCAACCTGGTCAAGCGCCTGACAGTCGTGGACAACATTGCCGGCGGAATGCTTGGGCGGATGTGCCTGCTGCCCGCGATGATCAAGTACTACACATCGAGCCAGTACGACCGGATCTGGGAATGCATGCGTGTTGTCGGCATCCAGGACGCGGCACTGCAGCGTTGCGACCGGCTGTCGGGAGGGCAGATGCAGCGGGTGGCCATCGCCCGGGCGCTGGCCCAGGAGCCGGAGATCATTCTCGCGGACGAGCCCATCTCCTCCCTCGATCCCGTGAGCGCCCGTCGGGTCATGGATACCCTGCGTATCGTCAATGAAACGTACGGCATCACCGTGATCTCCAACCTGCACCAGCTCGATTATGTCCGCGACTTCTGCACGCGGATCCTCGGAGTCCGGGACGGCCGGATTGTATTCGACGGTTCCCCTTCGTCCCTGACGGACGAAATCGTGCGGGCCATCTACAGCGGGTCCGACCGGAACGAGGCGTCAGACCCTGGCGAAAGGATGGCTCCCTTCCGGCCCTTTGTCACCGAGGCGGCGCTGAACGCCTGAGTCCAAAACCGAAAAAAAATCCATGAAAAAGGAGAACCCCATGAAGAGAATGCTCACAATCCTGACCGCCACGACCCTTGTCCTGCTTTTCCTCAACGGACCCGCTCTCGCCGCGCCGGCCGGCTGGCCGAAGAAGCTCGTCTTCGGCATCATCCCGACGGACTCGTCGGCCAACATCACGGAGCGCTTCGACAGCCTTGTGAAGCACCTGGAGAAGCAGCTCGGCCTGCCCATCGAGGTCAAGGTGGCCACGGACTATGCCGGCGTGATCACGGGAATGCAGTTCAAGCATGTCGATTTCGCCTACTTCGGGCCCAAGTCTTACGTGGAGGCGTCCAAGCGGGCCGGCGCCGAGGCATTCGTCATCGAAGTCAGCAAGGACGGGTCGAATGGATACCACGGTCTCATCATCACGAAGAAAGGATCGGGGCTCTTGACCGTGGCCGCGCTGAAGGGGAAGGTCTGGGCCTTCGTGGATCCGAATTCCACGAGCGGGACCCTCGTTCCGATGGTCCACTTCCTCAACGACCTGAAAATCGATCCGGCGACGTATTTCTCCAAGGTCATCTACTCCGGCAGCCACGAGGCCTCCATGATTTCCGTGAAGACAGGGAAGATCGACGCCGCCTCGACCAACGATCTCGACATGGCCCGCGGCAACGGCAAGCAGTGGAACTCGGAGAAGGACTTCGAGATCATCTGGAAGTCGCAGTTGATCCCCGGCTCGCCCATGGCCTACCGGAAGGACCTGCCGGATTCCCTGAAGAAGGCCCTGGCGAAGGCTTTTCTGTCCTACGGCGACCCGAAGGGCCTTGAGATGCTGAAGATCAAGGGTTACGCCCCCGTTGCGGACGGAACTTATGATCCGGTCCGGGCGCTGATGGATGTGAAGAACAGGATCAAGAAATAGCGGTTCTCCTGTCCGCTTCCCTTAAGGGGGTGGGCTCCTGCGTCCGCCCCCTGTTCGGAACAAATCATGCCGCTGGCAACCATCAAGAAAAAAACGAATCCGTTCAGCCCCTTCAACCTGGCCATGGTGCTCCTGACCCTGATTGTCGTCGCCTGGAGCTGGCAGTCGACGCTGATGAGCGTCACCGCCCTGCTCGACGGCTGGCACAACATGGTCGTCTACCTCCGGGGGAATCCCGAAATCGCCGAGAGCGGTTTCTTCCCGCCGAGCCTGAAGAGCGCGGGCCTGAACCGGTATCTCCTGTCCATGCTGGAAACCGTGCAGATGGCCGTCCTGGCACTCATCCTCTCGGTGGTGATCGCCTTTCCCCTGGCCTTTGCAGCCTCGCGCAATACGCTGGAGATCCTGTTTCCCGGCGGGCGCATCGCCCCGCTCCTGTTCCGGAAGGTCCTGTACACGACGATCCGTTTTTTCGCGAACCTCTCTCGCTCCATCAACGAGCTGGTCTGGGCGCTGATCTTCGTTGCGGCCGTCGGGCTCGGTCCCATGCCGGGGATCCTGGCGCTGGGAATCCACACCTCGGGGGTGCTCATCAAGCTTTTTTCCGAGGGCATCGAAAACGTGCAGCCCGAGCCGGTCACGGCGCTTATGGCCACGGGGGCCGGCCCCCTCAAGGTGATCCGCTATGCCGTCATCCCGCAGATCACGCCCTACTTCGTCTCCATGACCCTCTACCGGTTCGAGTCGGACGTGCGCTCGGCGACGATCCTGGGATTCACCGGCGCCGGGGGGATCGGCGTCTACCTTTACGACAAGCTGAGGAGCTACGAAAACCAGGACGTGACCACGATCCTGATCGTCATCGTCGCCACCGTGGCGCTCGTGGACCGGTTGAGCGCCGTGATCCGCAGGAGGTACACCTGACCGTGGACGAAGGACTCATCCGGAATCTCATGATCCGGGAGGCCGGGGCGGCCGATCTTCCCCGCGTACTGCCGCTCTTCGGCCAGCTCGGCATGGACGACGGGCGGGTGCTCGACGGCACTGCCGCGCACCAGCTGTTCTTGAAGATGCGAAGCTATCCCGACTATCGGCTGTATGCGGCCGTTCGCGACGGGCAGGTCCTGGGCGCCTTCACCCTGCTCACCATGGACAACTTCGCCCACCTCGGGGCGCCCTCGGGCGTCGTGGAGGACGTCGTGGTCCTCCACGGATGGAGGGGACGGGGGATCGGAGCGGCGATGATGCGCTTTGCCATGGCCCTCTGCAGGGAAAAGGGCTGTTATAAGATGGTGCTTTCGAGCAACCGCAACCGCAAAGACGCCCACCGGTTCTACCGTTCGCTGGGATTCCGCGAACACGGATACAGCTTTGAAGTGGACATGACATGAAACAGATGCCGGTTGCACCGGGAAAACCTCTCCCGGAGTACATCATGCAGATGCCCGAGCGGGCCGTCCGGAAGCTGCTCGGTCTGGTTCCGGCCGAGGAAATCTCCATCGTGCACGGTCCCCAGACGGGTCTGGTGATGATGTCGGCCCTGGACTCCTTCGAGGAGGAGTTTTACCTGGGCGAGGTCCTCGTTACCGAGGTCGAAGTGGAATATGCGGGCTGCCGCGGTTACGGAATGGTGGTCGGCGACGACGCGATACGGGCGATGGCCCGGGCTTCGGTGGAGGCAGTCGGGGCCTCTTCGAACCGGATCCTCCGGGAACGGATGAACCGTTTCCTGAACGCGGAGGCGAAGAAGCTGGAGGCCCGACGAAGAAAGGAAGACTCCCTTATCGCCCGGACGCGGGTGGATTTCGAGACGATGAAAAGGACCTGACATGCGGATTTCGAATGCCGAAATGACGGCACAGCGGGTGTTCCGGCAACTTCTGCTGGCCATGAGCCGCCCGGGCCGGGTCTGCACGCTGCCACCGGCTCCGTCGGCGATGCGCAAGCCCTGGGGAGCGCTGCTGCTGCTTCTGGATGGCCTGCTCGATCATGAGGTGAGCGTTTCCGTCATCGGGGGCGGAGGGATGGAGGATCTGCCGTCGCAGATTGCCGGCCGGACGAGGTGCCGTGTGGCGGACGTCAGGCAGGCGGATTTCGTCATCGTCGCTGAAGGGGACAGTGCCGGGGAGGTTCTCCGGGCGAAACGGGGGACGCTGCAATACCCGGATGCGTCGGCCACCATCGTCTTCCAGGTGCGCTCGCTGCTATGCGGTGTTGAAGTCCGGCCCCGGGCGGCCCTGAAAGGGCCGGGCATCCGGGAGGAGATCCTGCTGGGTGCCTTCCAGGGTCTGGAAAAACGGGAACTGCAGTATCTCCGGGAGGCGAACACCGAGTTTCCCCTGGGGGTGGACGCCGTCTTTGTCGACGATGCCGGCCACATCCTGTGCATCCCCCGCTCGACGGACATCCGGATCATGGAGGGATAGCATGGGATATGTTGCGGTCAAGGGCGGTACCGAGGCCATCGAAAACGCCTGCCGCGCCTTTCTCTTCGAGGGCATGAAGGGGGATGCGGCACCTCTGGGCATCGACCAGATCCGGGACCAGCTCTTCCTGCTCGTCGACCGTGTCATGGGAGAGGGATCCCTCTATGCGCCGGATCTGGCCGCCATGGCTGTACGGCAGGCCGCGGGGGATACCCTGGAGGCGGCCTTCCTGCTCAGGGCCTACCGGACAACGAGGCCTCGCCTGGGTTATTCGATCGCCCAGCCCTCCACCCGGATGCGGGTTGTCCGAAGGATTTCAGCTGCCTTCAAGGACGTCCCGGGTGGGCAGATTCTGGGCTCCACGAACGACTACACCCTGAGGCTGCTGAATTTTGAAACGGGCAACAGCTCCAAGATCCGCAGGATGAAACTCGTAAATGAAATCCTGCGCGGCGCGAAATCGGCGGACCCCCTGCCGGAGGAGTTTCCGAAGGTGGTCGACATCCTGCGCCGGGAAAATCTGATCGTCGAAACAAAGAGGTCCAACCGGGACGGTGCGGCCTGTGACGTCACGAAAGAGTCCCTTCTTTTTCCCGCCCCCCGGAGCGCCGCCCTGCAGTCCATGGCCCGCGGGGAAACGGGAGGCCTGCTTTTGCTGGCCTACTCCAACATGCGTGGCTACGGAAACATCCACCCCACCATCGGGGAGTTGCGCGTGGGGTACATGCCGGTCTGTGTCCGCCATCCCTTGAGCGGGGAGCTGTACACGGCGGGGGAAGTCAGGGTCACGGAGGCGGAGATCCTGGCCAAATTCACGGAAAAGACGGACGGTCCGCGCTTCACCGTCGGATACGGGCTCTGCTTCGGCCACAACGAGGTCAAGGCCATTTCCATGGCTATCCTGGACAGGTCCATCCAGACCGGGGGCGGCGCGACTCCGTCGGAAGACGGCGAGTTCGTATTGTCCCATATCGACGGGATCGAATCGATGGGCTTCTGCAATCACTGGAAGCTTCCCCACTACGTGGACTTCCAGTCGGACCTCGACCGCCTACGGAGAGCGAAGGAAATCCATGAATCTCAACGAGTGGATCAGCGGAAAAAATAGGAACGGCCGCCGGAGCCGGATCGACTACAATTTCGCCTTTCTCGACGAGGTGTCGAAACGGGAGGTCCGGCGGAAGATCCTGAAGGCCGTCGCCATTCCGGGCTACCAGGTACCCTTCGGGTCGAGGGAGCTGCCCGTAGCCCGCGGCTGGGGAACCGGCGGCATCCAGGTGACGCTGTCCATCATTGTCCCCGATGACGTCCTCAAGGTCATCGACCAGGGCTGCGACGGAAGCGTGAACGCCGTCAACATCAAGCGCTTCATGCGGGAGGTGACGGGCGTCCGGACGACGACGGACACCTGCGAGGCAACGCTCATCCAGACGCGCCACCGCATCCCCGAGGAACCCATGACGGATGCGCAGATCCTGGTTCTTCAGGTTCCCTATCCCGAGGCGCTGCGCGAGGTGGAGCCGTCGGAACGGGTCACGCGGCGCATGCATGCCGAGGCGGACTACAGCCGCATGTGGCTCTTCCTTTACGAGGACATTGTGAAGTTCGACGAGATCACGATCGGCTACCGCTACCCCGTCACGGTGAACGGCCGCTACATCATGGATCCGAGCCCGATCCCGCGCTGGGACATCCCAAAGCTCCACATGGCCGAGACGCTGTTTCTCTTCGGTGCGGGGCGCGAGAAGCGGATCTACGCCGTTCCTCCCCACACGCCCGTCGAGCCGCTGGAATTCGAGGATTACCGGTTCCGGGTCGAGGACTTCCGGGGCAGGGCCTGCGAGCGGTGCGGCGCCACGGACGTTTACCTGGACGAGATCATTGACGATATCTCGGGGAGCCGGCTGTATTTCTGCTCCGATACGGGCTACTGCGACAAGAGGTGCGGGCGATGAAGCCGCTGCTCGAGGTCCGGGGGATTACGAAGCTGTTCGGAGACGGATGCGAACATTGCCTTCCCGGCGGTGTCTCCCCGGAGGAAGGGAACCGATGTACCCGCTGCGGAACCGTCGTGGGCTGCGGGGACGTTTCCCTGGAGATCCATCCCGGGGAGGTTCTGGGAGTCGTTGGCGAAAGCGGCTCGGGCAA encodes:
- the phnC gene encoding phosphonate ABC transporter ATP-binding protein translates to MEAQALALGYGKHVVLPDVDLQIRKGEFISIIGPSGAGKSTLLMSFNAGVAIYGGELHVLGEPVHRIANSSLKRLRSRVGIIFQGFNLVKRLTVVDNIAGGMLGRMCLLPAMIKYYTSSQYDRIWECMRVVGIQDAALQRCDRLSGGQMQRVAIARALAQEPEIILADEPISSLDPVSARRVMDTLRIVNETYGITVISNLHQLDYVRDFCTRILGVRDGRIVFDGSPSSLTDEIVRAIYSGSDRNEASDPGERMAPFRPFVTEAALNA
- the phnD gene encoding phosphonate ABC transporter substrate-binding protein; translated protein: MKRMLTILTATTLVLLFLNGPALAAPAGWPKKLVFGIIPTDSSANITERFDSLVKHLEKQLGLPIEVKVATDYAGVITGMQFKHVDFAYFGPKSYVEASKRAGAEAFVIEVSKDGSNGYHGLIITKKGSGLLTVAALKGKVWAFVDPNSTSGTLVPMVHFLNDLKIDPATYFSKVIYSGSHEASMISVKTGKIDAASTNDLDMARGNGKQWNSEKDFEIIWKSQLIPGSPMAYRKDLPDSLKKALAKAFLSYGDPKGLEMLKIKGYAPVADGTYDPVRALMDVKNRIKK
- the phnE gene encoding phosphonate ABC transporter, permease protein PhnE translates to MPLATIKKKTNPFSPFNLAMVLLTLIVVAWSWQSTLMSVTALLDGWHNMVVYLRGNPEIAESGFFPPSLKSAGLNRYLLSMLETVQMAVLALILSVVIAFPLAFAASRNTLEILFPGGRIAPLLFRKVLYTTIRFFANLSRSINELVWALIFVAAVGLGPMPGILALGIHTSGVLIKLFSEGIENVQPEPVTALMATGAGPLKVIRYAVIPQITPYFVSMTLYRFESDVRSATILGFTGAGGIGVYLYDKLRSYENQDVTTILIVIVATVALVDRLSAVIRRRYT
- a CDS encoding GNAT family N-acetyltransferase, yielding MIREAGAADLPRVLPLFGQLGMDDGRVLDGTAAHQLFLKMRSYPDYRLYAAVRDGQVLGAFTLLTMDNFAHLGAPSGVVEDVVVLHGWRGRGIGAAMMRFAMALCREKGCYKMVLSSNRNRKDAHRFYRSLGFREHGYSFEVDMT
- the phnH gene encoding phosphonate C-P lyase system protein PhnH, producing MTAQRVFRQLLLAMSRPGRVCTLPPAPSAMRKPWGALLLLLDGLLDHEVSVSVIGGGGMEDLPSQIAGRTRCRVADVRQADFVIVAEGDSAGEVLRAKRGTLQYPDASATIVFQVRSLLCGVEVRPRAALKGPGIREEILLGAFQGLEKRELQYLREANTEFPLGVDAVFVDDAGHILCIPRSTDIRIMEG
- a CDS encoding carbon-phosphorus lyase complex subunit PhnI — encoded protein: MGYVAVKGGTEAIENACRAFLFEGMKGDAAPLGIDQIRDQLFLLVDRVMGEGSLYAPDLAAMAVRQAAGDTLEAAFLLRAYRTTRPRLGYSIAQPSTRMRVVRRISAAFKDVPGGQILGSTNDYTLRLLNFETGNSSKIRRMKLVNEILRGAKSADPLPEEFPKVVDILRRENLIVETKRSNRDGAACDVTKESLLFPAPRSAALQSMARGETGGLLLLAYSNMRGYGNIHPTIGELRVGYMPVCVRHPLSGELYTAGEVRVTEAEILAKFTEKTDGPRFTVGYGLCFGHNEVKAISMAILDRSIQTGGGATPSEDGEFVLSHIDGIESMGFCNHWKLPHYVDFQSDLDRLRRAKEIHESQRVDQRKK
- a CDS encoding alpha-D-ribose 1-methylphosphonate 5-phosphate C-P-lyase PhnJ gives rise to the protein MNLNEWISGKNRNGRRSRIDYNFAFLDEVSKREVRRKILKAVAIPGYQVPFGSRELPVARGWGTGGIQVTLSIIVPDDVLKVIDQGCDGSVNAVNIKRFMREVTGVRTTTDTCEATLIQTRHRIPEEPMTDAQILVLQVPYPEALREVEPSERVTRRMHAEADYSRMWLFLYEDIVKFDEITIGYRYPVTVNGRYIMDPSPIPRWDIPKLHMAETLFLFGAGREKRIYAVPPHTPVEPLEFEDYRFRVEDFRGRACERCGATDVYLDEIIDDISGSRLYFCSDTGYCDKRCGR